A single region of the Raphanus sativus cultivar WK10039 chromosome 1, ASM80110v3, whole genome shotgun sequence genome encodes:
- the LOC108830131 gene encoding uncharacterized protein LOC108830131 has protein sequence MTDAWTDMKRRSIMNLCVNSRGGTCFVSSKDTSKDSHTGEFIFNYIDQCIEDIRADKIVQVVTDNATNNVAAAKMLKQKRPRIFWTGCAAHTVDLMLEGISKLSGFARIIDQAKALTIFIYAHHKTLSMMRAYIKRDIVRPGATRFATCFLTLQSLYEKKAQLKSMFGSDEWHDCKHSKCVKGKNASDIVMTYSFWNSVMVILKVFSPLVKFLRLADGEKVPSLGFIFGEILESKKSIKEASDHLEKNYLPVFRIIDEKMKGRLDTPLHMAAYFLNPFYFYKEPDIQLDVEVMEGFIACVETFYHGDFGKQDLCVNHEVSLYKNKSGSFGRALALKGCETKDDKFDPGNWWATYGCGALLYKGWLQGYLL, from the exons ATGACAGATGCATGGACTGACATGAAGAGAAGAAGCATAATGAATCTGTGTGTTAACTCAAGAGGAGGTACATGCTTTGTATCATCAAAGGATACATCAAAAGATTCTCACACGGGTGAGTTTATCTTTAACTATATTGATCAATGCATTGAAGATATCAGAGCTGATAAGATTGTGCAAGTTGTTACTGATAATGCGACCAACAACGTTGCTGCTGCAAAGATGCTCAAGCAGAAGAGACCAAGAATATTCTGGACTGGTTGTGCTGCCCACACAGTTGACTTGATGCTTGAAGGGATTTCAAAGTTGTCTGGTTTTGCTAGAATAATAGATCAAGCAAAGGCTCTCACCATCTTTATATATGCGCATCATAAGACCTTATCTATGATGAGAGcatatataaagagagacatTGTGCGGCCAGGTGCAACAAGGTTTGCAACTTGCTTCTTGACACTGCAAAGTTTGTACGAGAAGAAGGCACAGTTGAAGAGTATGTTTGGAAGTGATGAGTGGCATGATTGCAAGCATTCAAAGTGTGTGAAAGGTAAAAATGCGAGTGATATTGTGATGACTTACTCATTCTGGAATAGTGTGATGGTTATTCTGAAGGTCTTCAGTCCTCTTGTGAAATTTCTAAGGTTGGCGGATGGGGAAAAGGTTCCATCTCTTGGCTTTATTTTCGGTGAGATCTTAGAATCTAAGAAATCTATCAAGGAAGCTTCTGATCACTTGGAGAAGAATTACCTCCCTGTTTTTCGCATCATTGATGAGAAAATGAAAGGTAGATTGGATACTCCATTGCATATGGCTGCCTACTTCCTCAATCCATTTTATTTCTACAAAGAACCGGATATCCAACTTGACGTGGAGGTCATGGAAGGATTCATTGCTTGTGTTGAGACTTTCTATCATGGAGACTTTGGAAAACAAGATTTATGTGTGAATCATGAAGTTAGTCTATATAAGAACAAAAGTGGTTCTTTTGGTAGAGCCTTGGCACTAAAGGGATGTGAAACAAAAGATGACAAGTTTGATCCAG GGAATTGGTGGGCAACTTATGGATGTGGTGCACTACTCTACAAAGGTTGGCTACAAGGATACTTGCTTTGA